A genomic window from Prochlorococcus sp. RS04 includes:
- a CDS encoding aspartate/ornithine carbamoyltransferase family protein: MGSYKVKTLYKEKSFSFSRIGPDIYGSTHPQNLLSEIKERAEFLYELLDRHVISIDPFSKDCLLQLFRLAAKFESNPNRYISHNSPLKGKILINAFYEPSTRTRLSFDSAWHRLGGDSINITDKSSTGIAKGETHLDIAHMFNNYGDCVVLRESDNEAIFEMTKSLRIPIINAGNGIDEHPTQAMSDLYTIFKWRPHLVNKSIDDSEKITIGIIGVPSRMRTVRSLLKLFCKFPYFIKKIIVIYDDKSIDQNDLFDEGQLEQLIESDLKIELETDMEKVLPSLDVTYINAIAWVGENYEVHGSSFKLHSELPFKKDSIILHPLARGPELSTSLDQTSKNWYFAQSRGAVFVRMALLTCLMDRTTRVMDVV, translated from the coding sequence TTGGGATCATACAAAGTAAAAACCTTATATAAGGAAAAATCATTTTCTTTTTCAAGAATCGGACCTGATATTTACGGCTCCACTCATCCTCAGAATTTATTATCTGAAATAAAGGAAAGAGCAGAATTTCTATATGAGTTATTGGACAGGCATGTAATTTCCATAGACCCCTTCAGTAAAGATTGTCTTCTACAACTTTTCAGGCTGGCGGCAAAATTCGAAAGTAACCCAAACAGATATATTTCCCATAACAGTCCCCTAAAGGGAAAGATACTCATAAATGCCTTCTATGAACCAAGCACCAGAACAAGATTATCGTTTGACAGCGCATGGCACAGGCTGGGCGGCGATTCAATAAATATCACCGATAAAAGTTCCACTGGAATTGCCAAGGGAGAAACCCATCTGGATATTGCTCATATGTTTAATAATTACGGTGACTGCGTTGTCCTCAGAGAAAGTGACAATGAGGCGATCTTTGAAATGACAAAATCATTGAGAATTCCAATAATCAATGCCGGTAACGGAATCGATGAACATCCCACTCAGGCGATGTCTGATCTTTATACGATTTTTAAATGGAGACCGCATCTGGTCAACAAATCAATTGATGATAGTGAAAAAATAACCATTGGTATCATCGGAGTTCCATCACGTATGAGAACAGTCAGATCTCTTTTGAAATTATTCTGCAAGTTTCCATATTTCATAAAAAAAATTATTGTCATTTACGATGATAAATCAATTGATCAGAACGATTTATTTGATGAAGGCCAGCTTGAACAACTTATTGAATCTGATCTGAAGATTGAGCTGGAGACAGATATGGAAAAAGTATTGCCTTCCCTGGACGTTACCTATATAAATGCAATTGCATGGGTGGGAGAAAATTATGAGGTTCATGGAAGTTCATTTAAATTGCACAGTGAGTTACCATTTAAAAAAGATTCCATAATATTGCATCCACTTGCTCGTGGTCCTGAATTGTCAACATCATTGGATCAGACATCGAAAAATTGGTATTTTGCTCAGTCAAGAGGAGCGGTATTTGTAAGAATGGCATTACTTACCTGTCTGATGGATAGAACAACAAGAGTGATGGATGTCGTTTAA
- the asnB gene encoding asparagine synthase (glutamine-hydrolyzing) has protein sequence MCGIGGVFNKSKEKSVEPQILVNMAAIQSHRGPDGFGYKLSDDASVGFCHARLSIIDLNENRARQPFVGGAENHILMAHNGEFYDFQRIRANLVAQGVSFSSKSDSEILLRLYEKYGIDESLSYLRGEFAFSLFDAEQDCLYLVRDRFGIKPQYWIETDDSLIFGSELKVLFAHPSVERKFTGEGLVHQLMQVMVPGSTAFAGVKQVKPGYILKVKRVNNKFQITEEKFWDINFPKKNTYERDKSEKYFIENIRKELLRAVELRMVADVPVGCYLSGGIDSCSILGLASAISQKSVKAFTIGFSDERYDETSIAKEMADATNADHEILKINGDDLYGNFEKVLWFTERSIYNTLAIAKYLMSKRVNELNYKVVMTGEGSDELFGGYPAFRKDMYTYGVGISNSESENLKENLENSNDIFKGAMLANKEISNKSFKEFLGFTPSCLQPWLACETYAKSLVSSKYKEITETYDPGAAIFGELDLEQLENRYAIDQAQYVWMKTMLEGQILTWGGDRVDMSNSMEARPAFLDHHLAEAAVAVPPELRIKDNVEKYVLREAMSGLLPESLYKREKFPFMAPPSHADKDNLSSMQEIVNEFLSPERIREFGILDETEVNDLLNKFFSSELDASEKVQLDAIINHLLSVQILYKIFIIEDIPDKAQKMADNLGWKV, from the coding sequence ATGTGTGGAATAGGCGGGGTTTTTAATAAATCAAAAGAGAAATCTGTTGAACCTCAGATTCTTGTAAATATGGCGGCTATTCAAAGCCATCGTGGACCTGACGGTTTTGGATATAAATTATCAGATGATGCTTCTGTAGGATTCTGTCATGCGAGATTATCGATAATAGATTTAAATGAAAATCGAGCCAGACAGCCTTTTGTCGGTGGTGCTGAAAATCATATTCTGATGGCGCATAATGGTGAATTTTATGACTTTCAGAGAATTAGGGCTAATCTTGTTGCACAGGGCGTAAGCTTTTCTTCAAAAAGTGATTCGGAAATATTGCTTAGGCTTTATGAGAAATATGGCATTGATGAGTCATTATCTTATCTGCGAGGAGAATTTGCCTTTTCATTGTTTGATGCAGAACAGGATTGTCTTTATCTTGTAAGAGATCGTTTTGGGATTAAACCTCAATACTGGATTGAGACTGATGATTCCTTAATATTTGGCTCTGAATTAAAAGTATTATTCGCCCATCCATCAGTTGAAAGAAAATTTACGGGTGAAGGACTGGTTCATCAATTGATGCAGGTAATGGTACCTGGCTCTACAGCATTCGCCGGTGTTAAGCAAGTTAAACCCGGATATATCCTTAAGGTCAAAAGAGTAAATAATAAATTTCAGATAACAGAGGAAAAATTCTGGGATATAAATTTCCCTAAGAAAAACACTTATGAAAGAGATAAAAGTGAAAAATATTTTATTGAAAATATTAGAAAAGAATTGTTGAGAGCCGTTGAATTAAGAATGGTCGCTGATGTTCCTGTCGGCTGTTATTTGTCCGGTGGAATTGATAGTTGCTCAATTTTGGGATTGGCTTCTGCCATAAGTCAAAAATCAGTAAAGGCATTCACGATTGGCTTCAGTGATGAAAGATATGATGAAACTTCGATAGCAAAAGAGATGGCTGATGCCACAAATGCAGATCATGAGATTTTAAAAATAAATGGAGATGATCTGTATGGGAATTTTGAAAAGGTTCTATGGTTTACTGAAAGATCTATTTATAACACCCTTGCAATTGCAAAGTACCTTATGAGTAAAAGAGTGAATGAGCTCAATTATAAGGTCGTTATGACAGGAGAGGGCTCAGATGAATTGTTTGGAGGCTATCCCGCTTTTAGAAAAGATATGTATACCTATGGCGTCGGAATTTCTAATTCAGAATCTGAGAATCTTAAAGAAAACCTGGAAAATTCAAATGATATTTTCAAGGGCGCGATGCTAGCTAATAAAGAAATAAGTAATAAATCTTTCAAGGAATTTTTAGGATTTACGCCAAGTTGCCTTCAACCTTGGCTTGCATGTGAAACTTATGCGAAAAGTCTAGTCTCAAGCAAATATAAAGAGATAACGGAAACTTATGATCCCGGGGCGGCAATTTTTGGAGAACTTGACCTTGAACAGTTAGAAAATAGATATGCAATTGATCAGGCTCAGTATGTTTGGATGAAGACTATGCTTGAGGGTCAAATTCTTACATGGGGTGGAGATAGAGTGGATATGTCAAATTCAATGGAAGCCAGACCTGCATTTTTAGATCATCACCTAGCTGAAGCTGCCGTTGCTGTCCCCCCTGAATTAAGGATTAAAGACAATGTCGAGAAGTATGTTTTAAGAGAAGCCATGTCAGGATTGCTGCCTGAATCACTATATAAACGTGAAAAATTTCCTTTCATGGCTCCCCCTTCCCATGCAGATAAAGATAATTTAAGTTCTATGCAGGAAATTGTGAATGAATTTTTAAGTCCTGAGAGGATAAGAGAATTTGGAATCTTGGATGAAACAGAAGTAAATGATTTGCTGAATAAATTTTTTAGTTCAGAGCTTGATGCCTCAGAAAAAGTACAATTGGATGCAATAATCAATCATCTTTTAAGTGTTCAGATCTTATATAAGATTTTTATAATTGAGGATATCCCTGATAAGGCTCAAAAGATGGCTGATAATTTGGGCTGGAAAGTTTGA
- a CDS encoding M20 family metallo-hydrolase, which translates to MSYSAGLNILEPQVINRERIQDLINSFSSIGASENGSVSRRGFSDEDIYARNFFMKTLKELGLKIRIDTAGNIIARLDGHDNNLPPIVTGSHLDTVPKGGKYDGTLGVIAGIEIAFFLQENDIKLNRPFEIIVFADEESTMIGCKGFTGNLSVKEEDFVTSNSCSIIDNLSRIGGNWLEIKSAARSKKDIFAFLELHVEQGKVLEDGGLDIGIVNGIVGQKRITVRVKGQANHAGTTPMSNRNDALLAASKIIVGIEQIAKTTSESAVATVGKLKLHPNAANVIPGEAVFTIDMRDLDKDVIRKMSLRIENLCSEIQEGTGCVVQIEPQFEVIPTKSCPKLVSSSFHESEKLGFKTGILPSKASHDSQEIGRICPMVMIFVPSRNGLSHSYKEYTSLDQCANGIEVLLNTIFSIDKNFLDKPLTI; encoded by the coding sequence ATGAGTTATAGCGCTGGGTTAAACATCCTAGAGCCACAGGTAATAAATAGGGAGAGAATCCAAGACTTGATAAATTCTTTTTCTTCAATCGGAGCTTCTGAGAATGGTTCTGTTTCAAGAAGAGGTTTTTCTGATGAAGATATATATGCAAGAAATTTTTTTATGAAAACCCTTAAGGAATTAGGTTTGAAAATAAGAATTGATACTGCTGGAAATATTATTGCAAGATTAGATGGGCATGATAATAATCTACCTCCCATTGTTACCGGATCTCATCTCGACACTGTTCCAAAGGGAGGTAAGTATGACGGAACTTTAGGAGTGATTGCAGGAATTGAAATTGCTTTTTTTCTTCAGGAAAATGACATTAAATTAAATAGACCATTTGAAATAATTGTCTTTGCTGATGAAGAATCGACAATGATTGGTTGTAAGGGCTTTACAGGTAATTTATCTGTTAAAGAAGAAGATTTTGTTACCAGTAATTCTTGCTCAATAATTGATAATCTTTCTCGGATTGGTGGAAATTGGCTTGAGATTAAAAGTGCGGCAAGAAGTAAAAAAGATATATTCGCTTTTCTTGAATTACATGTTGAACAGGGAAAGGTACTTGAGGATGGTGGTTTGGATATCGGAATTGTTAATGGAATAGTAGGTCAAAAAAGAATAACCGTTAGGGTTAAAGGTCAGGCAAATCATGCAGGAACTACCCCGATGTCAAATAGAAATGACGCACTTTTGGCCGCCTCTAAAATTATTGTTGGCATTGAACAGATAGCTAAAACTACTTCTGAAAGTGCAGTCGCAACTGTTGGTAAATTGAAACTACATCCCAATGCGGCAAATGTTATTCCAGGAGAGGCAGTATTCACAATAGATATGAGAGATTTGGATAAAGATGTGATTAGGAAAATGAGCTTAAGAATTGAGAATCTATGCTCAGAAATTCAAGAAGGTACTGGATGCGTAGTACAGATAGAACCTCAATTTGAAGTGATCCCCACTAAGTCATGTCCTAAATTAGTGAGCTCTTCATTTCATGAATCTGAAAAGTTGGGATTTAAAACTGGAATCTTACCAAGCAAAGCAAGTCATGACTCACAAGAAATAGGAAGGATCTGTCCTATGGTTATGATCTTTGTTCCAAGCAGAAATGGTCTGAGTCATTCCTATAAGGAATATACTTCTCTTGATCAATGTGCTAATGGTATTGAGGTTTTATTGAATACAATATTTTCCATTGATAAGAATTTTTTAGACAAGCCTCTAACGATATAA
- a CDS encoding DUF1028 domain-containing protein, producing the protein MTFSIIGFDPLKNRFGVAVSSCHIAVGSTVSFVRSQVGAVATQGQTNPYLGIRSLESLQSCSDSKIVLEDLIKEDFGREKRQVHLIDKYGRSACWTGQECFQTSGHISGENFSVAGNFLENIEVLEVMADVFKQSDPNIKLGKRLLDALNAGESVGGDKRSLRSTSSALKVSGELGFPLLDLRVDYHDSSVDELIRIYKHSQSEWAQKWRDSMNDLPEMNMKQEFRVA; encoded by the coding sequence ATGACATTTTCAATTATTGGTTTTGATCCTTTAAAAAATAGATTTGGTGTTGCAGTTTCTTCTTGCCATATAGCTGTTGGCTCAACAGTTTCATTCGTTAGATCACAGGTTGGTGCTGTTGCAACTCAAGGGCAAACTAATCCTTATTTAGGAATAAGAAGTCTTGAGTCACTCCAATCCTGCTCTGATTCGAAAATAGTTTTGGAAGATTTAATTAAAGAAGATTTTGGCAGGGAAAAAAGACAGGTTCACTTAATTGATAAGTACGGGAGAAGCGCATGCTGGACAGGTCAAGAATGTTTTCAGACAAGCGGACATATTAGTGGAGAAAACTTTTCTGTAGCTGGCAATTTTCTAGAGAATATTGAAGTTCTTGAGGTGATGGCTGATGTTTTCAAACAAAGTGATCCAAATATTAAATTAGGGAAAAGACTACTTGATGCTCTTAATGCAGGAGAAAGTGTAGGTGGAGATAAACGAAGCCTCCGTTCAACCTCAAGCGCTCTAAAAGTTAGTGGAGAACTAGGCTTTCCTCTTTTAGATCTGAGAGTTGATTATCATGATTCCTCTGTAGATGAACTAATTAGAATTTATAAACATAGTCAAAGTGAATGGGCCCAGAAATGGAGAGACTCAATGAATGACCTGCCTGAAATGAATATGAAACAGGAATTTAGAGTCGCGTAA
- a CDS encoding high light inducible protein: protein MNETKAVEKEKIVAEKLNGRFAMIGFIALIGAYLTTGQIIPGFV, encoded by the coding sequence ATGAACGAAACAAAAGCTGTTGAGAAGGAAAAAATCGTAGCTGAGAAGCTTAACGGTAGATTTGCGATGATTGGCTTTATTGCGCTTATTGGCGCATATCTAACAACAGGACAAATTATTCCAGGATTTGTATAA
- a CDS encoding glycoside hydrolase family 13 protein, producing MPLKDHNNPTLKLPSWVENAVVYQIFPDRFKRSKTSYKKNNFEFMNWEDPPDLQGFRGGDLFGVIERLDYLKGIGINCIYLNPIFSSAANHRYHTYDYFKVDPILGGDEALYSLIDEAHKRDIFIVLDGVFNHCGRGFWPFHHIIENGKSSPYKNWFKLHETPFKAYPKENETCGYDCWWNDPALPKFNFENKDVEDFLLSVGKYWVEKGIDGWRLDVAEEIPFSFWDKFNYEMKRINSEVWVVGEIWGDARKWLNKKYFDGVMNYRVGWSTISWVADFKLNSPYKNPFYPLKNLTSKEYINILKITESWYSNEINNGNLNLLDSHDVPRALNTLAKDIKSLKLALFLLFINKGVPCIYYGTEIGLSGGAEPHCRESFPCNNKYNDDIREFIKSIIEFRKTYRIFIKNGIKWTSPEKDILCGNFKSKKNKITIYVNRSRLSAFNLSKTVSKIIFKSEEFNSREVLPPQSFICYLNSI from the coding sequence ATGCCTTTAAAAGATCACAATAATCCAACTTTAAAACTACCATCGTGGGTTGAAAATGCAGTTGTTTATCAGATTTTTCCAGATCGATTTAAAAGAAGTAAAACATCATATAAAAAGAATAATTTTGAATTTATGAATTGGGAAGATCCCCCAGACTTACAAGGTTTTCGGGGAGGAGATTTATTCGGCGTTATAGAAAGATTAGATTATCTAAAAGGAATTGGAATCAATTGTATTTATCTAAATCCAATTTTTTCTTCAGCAGCTAACCATCGTTACCATACCTATGATTATTTTAAAGTTGATCCTATTTTAGGAGGGGATGAGGCACTTTACTCTCTAATTGATGAGGCGCATAAAAGAGATATTTTTATTGTTTTAGATGGTGTATTTAATCATTGTGGCAGAGGTTTTTGGCCTTTTCACCACATAATTGAGAACGGTAAAAGTTCTCCCTATAAAAATTGGTTTAAGTTACATGAAACTCCATTTAAGGCGTATCCAAAGGAGAATGAAACCTGCGGTTACGATTGTTGGTGGAATGATCCTGCATTACCTAAATTTAATTTTGAAAATAAGGATGTGGAAGATTTTCTTTTATCTGTTGGGAAATACTGGGTTGAAAAAGGTATTGATGGCTGGAGATTAGATGTGGCAGAAGAGATCCCTTTTTCTTTTTGGGATAAATTTAATTATGAAATGAAAAGAATCAATTCAGAAGTTTGGGTTGTAGGAGAAATTTGGGGTGATGCTAGAAAATGGTTAAATAAAAAATATTTTGATGGGGTGATGAATTATCGAGTTGGATGGAGCACTATATCTTGGGTCGCCGATTTTAAGTTAAATTCTCCCTATAAAAATCCTTTTTACCCATTAAAAAATTTAACTTCTAAAGAATACATTAATATTTTAAAGATTACGGAATCTTGGTATTCTAACGAAATTAATAATGGAAATCTCAATTTATTAGATAGTCATGATGTGCCTAGGGCACTAAATACATTAGCTAAAGATATTAAAAGTTTAAAACTAGCACTTTTCTTACTTTTTATAAATAAAGGAGTTCCGTGCATTTATTATGGAACAGAAATTGGTTTATCTGGGGGGGCCGAACCCCATTGTAGAGAAAGTTTTCCTTGTAATAATAAATATAATGATGATATTAGAGAGTTCATAAAATCTATAATTGAATTTAGGAAAACATATAGAATTTTTATAAAAAATGGAATTAAGTGGACATCTCCAGAAAAAGATATTCTTTGCGGAAATTTTAAATCAAAAAAAAATAAAATTACAATTTACGTCAATAGAAGTAGATTGAGCGCATTCAACTTATCAAAAACTGTTTCAAAAATAATTTTCAAATCAGAAGAATTTAATTCAAGAGAAGTTTTACCTCCTCAATCTTTCATATGTTATTTAAATTCAATATAG
- a CDS encoding alpha-amylase family protein, with the protein MSDNGAWWKGAVIYQLIPRTFADGNGDGVGDLQGLSSKLSYLRWLGVDAIWLTPIFPSPLQDGGYDITDFKNVHPELGDLSAFHRFLTTAHEHGLKVILDLVLNHTSYLHPWFQRARWAPKGSKERNVYVWTDDPSRYSLAPVLFRNFEESNWEWDEVAEQYFLHRFLRCQPDLNYENPWVQDEMLGVIDFWLEKGVDGFRLDAVPFLYEEEGSRCEGLPQTHSFLRKVRKRVDAHGRDVLLLAEAIQPVDEISPYIAGNNELHGAFNFALTAHLFAAVASGSSKNLELCLNEAQNAVSGCKWALPLRNHDELWLGDGHLVPDEIIQIIRTGLSAGHGHWLNWGINRRLAPLLKGDPLVNKLLNSLLYSLPGMPCLYYGDELGMGDWPGLKDRDPNRTPMAWTPDRNGGFSNAPEPLLVLPAITTPGYNYRVINVEVQKQLPGSLLNWHRQMLTCRRLLPALRHGDFELLDSNHPSVIIFTRKIDSMTILIAANLSSAGATLSQDLSRWKGARAREVLWGCEYPNLGPDWFIYLPPYGFNWWLISEVETDGLAEEKIEKVNA; encoded by the coding sequence ATGTCTGATAATGGGGCATGGTGGAAAGGTGCAGTTATTTACCAGCTTATCCCTCGCACCTTTGCGGATGGTAATGGAGATGGTGTTGGAGATTTACAGGGTCTGAGTAGCAAATTGAGCTATTTGAGATGGCTTGGAGTTGACGCTATTTGGCTCACACCTATTTTTCCTTCACCCTTGCAAGATGGTGGATATGACATAACAGATTTTAAAAACGTTCATCCAGAGTTGGGAGATCTTTCAGCATTTCACCGGTTTCTGACAACTGCGCATGAACATGGGTTGAAGGTTATTCTTGATTTAGTTTTGAATCACACTAGCTATCTTCATCCTTGGTTCCAAAGAGCACGCTGGGCACCGAAGGGGAGTAAAGAAAGAAATGTTTATGTTTGGACAGATGACCCTTCTCGCTACAGTCTTGCGCCTGTTTTATTTCGTAATTTTGAAGAATCCAATTGGGAGTGGGACGAGGTCGCAGAACAATATTTTTTGCATAGATTTTTGAGATGTCAACCTGATCTCAATTATGAAAATCCTTGGGTTCAGGATGAAATGCTTGGTGTGATTGATTTTTGGCTGGAGAAAGGGGTTGATGGTTTTCGCTTAGATGCTGTCCCTTTTCTATATGAGGAGGAAGGAAGTCGTTGCGAGGGACTCCCTCAGACACATTCTTTTTTGAGGAAAGTACGTAAGCGTGTTGATGCTCATGGACGAGATGTATTGCTATTGGCAGAAGCTATTCAGCCAGTGGATGAGATCTCTCCTTACATTGCAGGAAATAATGAGCTTCATGGTGCCTTTAACTTTGCTCTTACTGCACATTTATTTGCAGCTGTGGCAAGTGGTAGTTCTAAAAATCTTGAACTTTGTTTGAACGAGGCTCAAAACGCTGTTAGTGGGTGTAAATGGGCATTGCCTCTTCGTAACCATGATGAACTTTGGCTTGGTGATGGGCACTTGGTTCCTGATGAGATTATTCAAATAATCCGAACGGGATTGAGTGCTGGCCATGGACATTGGTTGAACTGGGGGATTAATAGAAGATTAGCTCCACTTCTCAAAGGAGATCCCCTTGTGAATAAACTTTTAAATTCTTTGCTTTATAGCCTTCCAGGGATGCCATGTTTGTATTACGGCGATGAGCTCGGGATGGGTGACTGGCCTGGCCTAAAAGATAGGGATCCAAATCGTACTCCTATGGCATGGACGCCTGATAGAAATGGAGGATTCTCTAATGCCCCAGAACCGTTGTTAGTCCTTCCTGCAATTACTACGCCTGGCTATAATTATCGTGTCATCAATGTTGAAGTACAAAAGCAGCTCCCAGGGTCTCTTTTGAACTGGCATCGTCAAATGCTTACTTGTAGACGGTTATTACCTGCTCTGCGGCATGGAGATTTTGAATTATTAGATTCAAACCATCCTAGTGTAATCATCTTTACTAGAAAAATCGATAGCATGACAATTTTAATAGCTGCTAATTTATCTAGTGCTGGAGCTACATTGTCGCAGGATTTGAGTAGGTGGAAAGGTGCTCGTGCTAGGGAGGTTTTATGGGGTTGTGAGTATCCTAACCTTGGACCTGATTGGTTTATTTATTTACCTCCTTACGGTTTTAATTGGTGGCTTATAAGTGAAGTTGAGACAGATGGTCTTGCTGAGGAAAAGATAGAGAAGGTCAACGCTTGA
- a CDS encoding glycerol-3-phosphate dehydrogenase/oxidase, whose protein sequence is MRLKEKNGSQNGMKLSKEVLAGMNKINVDLLVIGAGATGASVAYEAMQRGLKVGLVDAGDIGGGTSSRSTKLLHGGVRYLELAFKTLDLSQLKLVREALLERGFWLNEVPFLARSIELALPTPNCFNKAYYGLGLKAYDILAGSSNIGASRLLSKEEINKAIPLLRGSIDGGVAYKDGYFDDARLNLLLALTSEREGAHIKTYSKVLEFKYRENGQICGAISQGIDGSQQSWECKAVVNATGIGSDKIRHLADPNVEQRILISKGMHLVIEQNLCPEGIGLLIPSTDDGRVLFVLPFFGRTQIGTTDSRCNIDEANWPSPIEESYLIRHINSWFPNLKEPTISSRWSGGRPLLMPSKHDMNSSDVVREHEIEVLSCGLISAMGGKWTTSRKIALDTLQEVEKILDIKLSHKKRIPLIGCKSDSHQTRLSLLKDREELSRFLPDSICKQQQIEHLQSNFGLEALSVILKAPIEKRKPLSQVIPVCIAEIEHAIDNEHARTTTDILARRNRLAMIDINEAKRIIPIVQQKLEERNLPKSNLDLSK, encoded by the coding sequence ATGAGGTTGAAAGAGAAAAATGGCTCTCAAAATGGAATGAAGCTGTCCAAAGAAGTCTTGGCTGGCATGAATAAAATAAATGTTGATTTACTTGTAATTGGAGCAGGAGCTACTGGGGCATCTGTAGCTTACGAAGCTATGCAAAGAGGCCTAAAGGTAGGTCTTGTAGACGCAGGGGATATTGGTGGTGGGACGAGTAGTAGAAGTACTAAACTTCTACATGGTGGAGTCAGGTATTTAGAGTTGGCATTTAAGACTCTAGACCTTTCACAACTTAAGCTTGTTAGAGAAGCTCTACTCGAAAGAGGGTTCTGGTTGAATGAAGTACCTTTTTTAGCAAGAAGTATTGAGCTAGCTTTACCTACCCCGAATTGTTTTAACAAGGCCTACTATGGGTTAGGTCTTAAAGCATATGACATACTTGCAGGAAGCTCGAATATTGGAGCAAGTCGGCTACTTTCTAAAGAAGAAATTAATAAAGCTATACCTTTATTAAGGGGTAGTATTGATGGAGGAGTTGCATATAAAGACGGTTATTTTGATGATGCACGATTAAACTTATTATTAGCGCTGACATCTGAGAGAGAAGGGGCACATATCAAAACCTATAGCAAAGTTTTAGAGTTTAAATATCGAGAAAATGGACAAATATGTGGTGCGATTAGCCAGGGTATTGATGGAAGCCAGCAATCATGGGAATGCAAAGCAGTCGTAAATGCTACTGGTATTGGATCAGACAAGATAAGACATCTTGCAGATCCAAATGTAGAGCAAAGAATTCTCATTAGTAAAGGTATGCATTTGGTTATCGAACAAAATTTATGTCCTGAAGGTATAGGACTTCTTATTCCTTCCACTGATGACGGTAGAGTTTTATTTGTCCTACCATTTTTTGGGCGTACACAAATTGGGACTACCGATAGTAGATGTAATATTGACGAGGCCAATTGGCCTTCTCCTATTGAAGAATCTTATTTAATTAGACACATCAATAGTTGGTTCCCTAATCTTAAGGAACCAACCATAAGCAGCCGATGGTCAGGAGGCAGACCTCTTTTAATGCCATCCAAACATGATATGAATAGCAGTGATGTTGTTAGGGAACATGAAATAGAGGTACTTTCATGCGGACTGATTAGTGCTATGGGCGGGAAATGGACTACATCACGAAAAATAGCACTTGACACTCTTCAAGAAGTTGAAAAAATCTTGGATATTAAGTTATCCCATAAAAAAAGGATCCCTCTAATTGGCTGCAAGAGCGATAGTCATCAAACTCGCTTATCACTACTCAAAGACCGAGAAGAATTGAGCAGATTCCTGCCAGATTCAATATGTAAACAGCAACAAATAGAACATCTCCAATCAAATTTTGGACTAGAGGCTCTTTCAGTAATTCTGAAAGCTCCTATTGAAAAAAGAAAACCACTAAGTCAGGTAATACCAGTTTGTATAGCTGAAATTGAACATGCAATTGACAATGAACATGCCCGTACCACCACCGATATTTTGGCCCGCAGGAATAGACTTGCAATGATTGACATCAATGAAGCCAAACGAATAATCCCAATCGTTCAGCAGAAACTAGAAGAAAGAAATCTTCCAAAATCTAATTTGGACTTGTCTAAATAA